gatgtttgacatttatcataactatttttaaagtcgTATACATGAATAATTATGATATAGTgacaatataaaactttttatacaAACTCATATGATAttcctctatttttatttatgatttatttacacatacaatgataaacaataaattttgttgccttttgtcaaaaaaaaaaaaaaaagtatgtgaCCTTTTTAATGAagttaactattatttttttctataacatccttttaacattatttattatctcactgaacttattttttttgtgaaataaataatttatgatattattaaCAAAACAACTATTTtcgtcaaaaaaataaaacaataattaatgttgcattaaatttttaaaacaacaaatatataaaaatatttttttctacaaaaataaaaaataaaaaagaatggcTGAagtagatttaaaaaaaaatcatatatatatattataataaagacAGCTCCTACTTTTGATCGAACATTTTTCTGGACAAGTTTTTCCTAATGAATTTAgtgtctttttttaaaatttaaatttaaacttaatcAACACCATCATTATCACTCCATAATAACTcaacattttcaaatttaaaatttaaaaatatataacatacaaattaaTGCTGAAATTTAgatgatatatataaaacaaaaataaacaaattaaaataaaacaaaaataaacaaattaaaataaaacataaaattattattatacaataaaaagCACATATATGAAACACAATATCCTTCTTTCCGCtagtgataaaataataatgactcAATCATACAGGTAGGTTGAATTGAATGGGCTAATTCTCAGATTGTGACCAACCAAAATTCTAATTATCATTGGGAGAGATGCACGAGtccatatttaataataataataataataataataataataataataataataataatattaataataataatctatactACATTTAAAGGGATAAATAAGTTTTGGTGTGtctttcttcttttaattttactatttatttaaactattttatttataactttattatttttagttaaataaataactaatatttttaaaatatctacttgtatataaaagaatatcaagtttttgtgtaacatattttcttccaattttacTATTCATTTGTATTCATAATTTAATCATTTCTTACCAATTAAATaacaatcttttaaaaatatttgtaagaaattttgaaaattttattatttttaccaaGAAAAacgataaataataataaacaaaccTATGGTATATTTCCAAATCTTGACAGAGCCAGGAGTCTCCCAATCCCCTTTGTGAATCTCAACACCATGCACGTTTTCACTCTCTGCTTTTTTTGGAATGTCTTGGCTTTGGCTCTTGAGGAAGTTATAGAACTTTTTAGGACACGATTTGAGTTGCATACTTGCCTCAAGGAAACAAACTTGAGCCATCACTTCAATCAAATAAACACAAAATTCCTCTTAAATTTTGAGCTTAATTAAGTTATGGTATTCTTTCTAATCTGCTGCTACATATATTTATAGTAGTATagagatttttcttttttgactaAATAGTGGTAGAGAATTTTACTACTActtctaattatttattatatttgaagaTCAGATTCTATATATCAATATATGCTATTGGACTTAATTCTCTTCAAATTGATCAATTTAAATGTGTAAGAAgcttttaagaaaatattggCGAAGAAATAAGCTACCATTTATTTTTGGTAACATATGGTACTGGGCTTTGCAATAGGCATAGGACCCAATCTCCAAAAGAACTCTTTTTTGATTATATTAGTTTTGGTTTTGGTACAGTTTTTATATTACATATTGATCAGAGTAAAACTATCAAATTTATCCATAAATTTGTTAAACTCGCAAAAGTGGATTTTTGATAGTAcaaataggcttaattgcagttttggtctccctattttagttgaatcgcgaaagttgtccccatattttgtttttctccagttttggtccccaaacagaattttggtacaaaatttgatgaaattttattttttaaagccgtacttcaccatttatgatcatatattttaggtataattgttgcaaatgagatcttgagacacgacgtgacttaaataaatgcaaaaaaaatgaaatttcatgaagttttgaaccaaaattctctttgggggaccaaaactggggagaaacaaaatgggggaactactttcgcgattcagctaaaatagggggaccaaaactgcaattaaaccgtacaaatatttcaaatacgACTTTTACTTTGTCAAACAATACTCACATCTATTGTTAAACTACGTTGATTAATGTCGTTTTAATTAAAGAtgaatatttgtaatttaatagtAAAAGATTATATACATAGGTTAATTGTCTAGCTGTTAAAAGAATATGTACACGTGtccaaaaaaatgaaagaatatATACTTGGGGATTTTACTACTTCCACCACTTGCAGAGGAATTTTCCTTATCCCAAAAAGAGAAATTTCCTTTTCAGGTCCTCACATTGCAAAAAAAGGTAATATCTTATAAATTCTCAAAGAACAATAAAAATGGCAGACAAGCGTGACTGAAGCACAATAGAGGTATATTCCTTAAATCTTTTGCTGCAATATTGCATCTAAATAAAGTTATatggttaaaataaaaaatggggaTGAGAGAAAAGGAAATGAGGTGAGAAATAGAGAGTCATAGAAAATGTTGTAGAAAAGCTTGCGAAGATCTTAAAATGAATGGAACATGCAATTTTAAGTGAGTTACTCAATCTCTTCGGTCACAATAATTGATCTAttcgaatatatatatatatatatatatatatatatatatatatatatctcaaaataatagttattttatattgttcatgtgatattttttttaattatatcatctaataatttcattaaaaaaaaagagtagtttattaaaattattattatttctcttttctttattcatttttttaattttaataaaaatatcgaATAGATTAATCATGGAGTAGCTTGCATAACTATCAATAGTTTCacttaactataatattttaccacaaaaattattgaaaatctTGTGTTTTATCACTATCACCTCTGTTATTGTATGTCATCCTCAGGTTTAATTTGCATTCACTCTATGTGTAAAATGTTTTGCTCATATAGGTATTGTCATATATCATTTTAATGTGTTTGAAAAGACATAAATTGTCATACTATTAAATCTCGTGATAACAAATCATTAGGTGtatgtgaaaaataattttacaataaaaattaaactattaaattGTGTGTGGTTCACCTATTTTTCAGAGATTTTTCTCGCTGTTTGATATGCATTCTACTAGGTGACAGGACCAATTGTAGGGCATGAGGTAGTATCTTTCTACTTTTAATGGACTCAACAAACATGTTTTGGCAAGCCAACtaggaaaaataaattatgtttttggAGATCATGCTCATCCAGTTGTATATCAAGTTGTACTTGCTAAGTGgcaattttaacatcaaattaagcATAAAGTTCCAAAAGAAGTTATGCCAAATGGTGTTCAAATAATTTGTGGAAATCAAAATGCTGTTCAAGTTATTGAAAGGCTAATATAGAAGAATCTTGGGGGACTTCAAAATATTGAAGTGATttgtttacataaaaaaattaactagtCAAATTATGTATGGTCCctagattgaaattaaataatttgactATCGACTGCTTCATAATCAATTAACGTTGGAATCAGCTGACGTAAAATTGAACGACAGTTAATTCGGTTGTCGACTGACGCTTGAATGCGTCTACCAAATTTAAATGGACTTAGAGGTTGTTATAAGTcttattgaaaatatttgtatattagATGCATATTACAATTGACGTTGAATCAGCTGACACATAATCGACTAATAGCTATATCGACTATCGGCTAAGCGCGGCTACCAAATCTAAATGGACTTGGATGAGAGCCCATGAGACTCCAACATAGGTTTGACAAAGTGAAAAGGTCATACATATATGGTATGATAAAAGAGTTGACAAAGAGAATAAAAATGACTCCAAGGTCATTTTGAATGACAAATGCAGTGAAATATCCACTCTCTCAACAATAGATTGTAACTCAGCCGACATAGTAGGTAATTGCATTAGTGGTGTTTACCATGATCTTAAATGATGTAATATAGTAGTTATTGAGCCAAAAACATGACCAACAATGTTAGTGTATTTTACTTAGttattctaaatatatatatatatatatatatatatatatatatatatatatatacctattGTAAAGCTTATATTCAACACACACAATCAATCAAACAAGTCTTTACAtattttttcgttttcttttattgctttcttttatttacttttcatgCATTCTTGTGTAGTAGTTCAACCTCTAACAATAGACACTTTTTAAAGTAGTCTAGGAACCCACAACTAAAAAACATAGTCCATTTCTCAACATAACCACTTGATCAAAAAATGGATAATTGTCTCAAGTTCAAATTAGCTTAAACATCGTCTTATTAGATGAGAAAATGAAGAATCAATCAAACAATAACTTATCAACTGATCACACAGCAAGTCAGTTAAACACCAAATTTCACACAAcgataatattataaaaaacaaattatttatttatataatatatataagcCCGAGACCAATTTGTAAGCATTAGGATAAACATATGAACTAAATTGAGAGTGAGTGGTCAAAGTCAAAGACTATTCTGATGTTCATTAATGAAGAATATATCCAATTTTTATGAATTGTTTTCAATTGACTTAGtttaaaaatctattcttttatTAACTAAGACATTGATTGTGTTTGAGTTTAATAATGTATTTCGTTgtgtttataaattaattatgagtttatttattaaaaccaAAAGTAATGTGCTTCACAATACCACAAGTAGTTCCAATAGATAGATAacataagaaaaaattataaggaTCCATTCATATATCTTGTATACATTTTGAGAGAGATAGAAATAGAGAGACTAATGTGATATATTAATGATGTGATATATTAGTAATGTGATATGaagtaaatgataaaaaaaaaaaaaaaaaaaaaaaaaaaaaaaaaaaaaaaaaaaaaaaaaaaaaaaaaaaaaaaaaaaagagatgttgaattaatgtaaaataatatcaACTTTACAAATATTATTGTTGATAACATAAAGGCATGGACCACATCCAAAACATAAGGGCATGATAAGCCAAATACATccaaaacaattcacaattaccTACTTGAATGTAATTTGGCTTGAGGCCTTGAAAGTCACCAAGAGTTGGATCAAGACTCAACTCTTAAGATGATTTTAAGATATAATTTTCAATGTGAAAATAGTCAGCATCAAGACTCAAGAGTTGGATCTTGAATATGCATGTCTCCTAGTTAAACATCATTCATTTTGCAAAAAATCCTTCAAACCAGAACCAATTCTTGCTCTGTTATTCAGTGTTACTTCAGCACAGAGTCAGTGTCTCAGTAGTCAACTTCAACACCATAGTGCCCTTGTAATGTAAAAGTTGAAGTTCCAAACTTAGTGAACTTCAAACCTAAAAAGACAACAATTTGAAAGTTTATCATTTATTTCAAAGTTTAATTCCGAAACAGTTCAGCCTATTAGCACCAATTTTATGGTAAATAAAACTTGTTAGTACAACAGACTCTTAGATAATGTTTCTTATGTATATATGTTAAATTGCTAATACATGATAACATGATTGAATTGTTAAGACATAAGTAGTTTAAAGATTGAGGAAGGTTAAAACAGTAAGAAAATCAATAAAGCAATAAAGTGTGAATACTGATTTATAGAATTGAAAGAATAAGGAAACAATGGCAATGACAAAAAACACATCTCACTACTTTTGGTATTACTTGTGGCAATAAGACTGATCTATATGAATTACTTGTGGTATTGTGAAGTTcattacttttttgttttaataaataaactcataatcAATTCATACACGTAACGAGTGGGTGGATATTTCAACTCATTTGAgctaagagaaaaaaaagtaaacaatCCAAATAAATAGTTcctaattgaataaaattaaagacTGTGTTCTTCAACCCACTTATCATGTGTAGAAGAAGTTTATTTGAATGTTTGAATTTAGTTATTAGTCTGACTTCTCAAAGCTTATTGATGCTTTAATCTTGGTTGACttgtattgttttttaaacGTGGATTGAGAATTTTCTAACACATTATGTTATCATAtgctttaattttctttatctaGTTTAGTGAATGATATTGTTTAttggcaaaaaaaaaactttgactgtttaaaaaaaaaatcataaacacaacaaaataaattgataataattgaATACATTCTTCATCAATGAACATTATAATTGTCATTTACTCTTAATTTAGTCCTTACATTTACCTTAAAAGAATAGTCTACTCTCCTTTTTTACAAATTGATAAttgacttttatattttatataataaataatttatttttatatttttaatcacttcaatatttttttaatatacacgAATGATCAAGTGATACTTAACATATTAAATTATCACTATTAAACAGTGTCAGAAATATTGGAgagatataataaatttaagataCTTAGAGTCTCTAGACTAAATCGTAAGCGTCTTGATgtcgattaattttttattttatttttatatatttaagaagTAGAGTTTGGGGTGTGAAACTTTGGTTCTAGGTAAGTAGCGTCGTAATATTTGACTTGAAgtgagaaagaagaaaatgaagaattgCAGGGTCCCAACAGAAGGTAGTATTAAGTCGAACATTATGTGTGTAAGTAAATGATTGGTGCGTCAAATTTGAGCCATTCAAAATTGTGAAGAGTGAGGCGAATATGCGTGGAGTGAAAGAGGAAGATTCTCTACTTAACTAAGCATCTTCCTCGCTCTTATTCTATTCCcttttcctttttttgtttcttataaCAACAAATTTCAactgaaatttatatattactactcattttttcatttgcattttACTTCTCaccatttatttaattcattttccatcaggttctctctctctctctcttcatattctattatttattactattaattgaATATTCGTGATGCAAGGTGCTGTAACTGCTTTTGTCGTTGAATTTCGATTAATTATAAGggtttatgttgttattgttgttggaGTGCAACAATAATCTATTTGATTTTGAGTTAGTTAAGGGTTTACTTTTGGGTTTAATTAAGgctttaattttgattttcctGTTTTATTTCCCTCTAATTAAACTCAACATTTTGTGATTTGATTATGCCGAGGATCCAGCTTGGTATATTCATTACCTAGCGTATATCTGGTATTATTGGGCTGCATTGTGATTTTCCTATAGACGCTTAAATATTGTGCTAACTTATTTGAATGCATTGGATTATTTGACAACATAATCTTCATCATGACAGATAGATTATTTGACGTGTCCATAATCTGTTATTGCTCGGTTGTTACTTGTTAGGGTAACAGTAACATGgaatgaaaattaattacaGCTAATTCTGGAAGGCCATctagttaaatttaattttaaacataatATGGTAGACTTTTTTGCCGgttatataatttgttatatAGAGCTGTCTCTAGCAGTTATTTGTGATTGTATGCTAATTTTTGTGtggttaaaacataaaagttaAAACTACATATATGCATCAGATTTTTTGTTATGAAGGAATGAAAATGttctatttttgattttatcaCAGAATTATTGTGAAGCACACAGCAATCTCAACCAACTGGTGCCAGCAATTTCTTGCTGGCACACaagttgaagtgttgatttgcaTCTTGGATAGTCAAGCACATGAGTCAAAAGAGGACACTGAATCACAGTAGAGCCCTTGAGGGTGTCCACGGGGTCCATGTGGTGCCTCATTCACCGTTTTCTTTGACAGAAACTAATCAAAATGCAGGCCTTCATCCATCATCAGGTGGAACTTCAAATACCGAAGCAAATCAGCTTCTGATAATGCAGTgagtgaaatatatatatatatatatatcaaatatggCGCATCGTTTTTagttgattataattttttgtgacAATAAAGGGAATTGAAAATTTACAAAACCATTCATGCTAACTGACTATTACGAATATGTTGTGTAGACGGGTGTGGCAACAAAGACCAGCATGCTTGAGACCTATCCATTGTAGTACTAGTTGTCATGGTACTGttaacaaattttcttttcatttgatGTTGTTTTCTTGTTTTCCTTGGAATAACCTAAACTCATGTATtgtaaataattgatatattgCCACGTCTCATTATTAGGTGATCAACATCTTGCTGAAACAATTGCGAATGTGCTTACTTCAATTCCTTTTGTAGTTCTTGGAATGCATGCCCCCAGGTAATATTTTCCCCAAACACCTTAAATTCATTTGGCTAGAAAGACATCTAGTTGTCTTATGAATAATTTTGCAATGTAGGAAGAATCTCAGTTCTAAGATGTATGCCAATTCATTAATTGGAGTTGGAGTGGCTTCAAGCATGTACCATTGTTCAAGAGGGAAATTGAGGAAATTTATGAGATGGGTTGACTACACAATGATAGCTACAACAACTGTTGTAAGTAGCATTATCATAGACATAAATAAAGACTAttcaataaaatgaaaaatccCAACTATATCTGTTATATTCTGGATTTGGAATATACTCCCAAGTTTCTGGAAAATGTGTCGCTGCAACCCATCTATCTGGCTCTGGATAGATAGGAGAACTATGAGAGTTTATGTTTTCTGTTCAGCTATGCgtttattattaattcattGACTCAATATAGAAATGTTCTTTTCATGTTGTTTTGCTGCAGGGGACAAGTGTCTCATATATgttttatgatatttaaaaaatgaaaattgatgCCTAAGTTTACTTGTGTATTCAGAATGTTCTGTGCATGTGTGATACATTGTATATGGATAAAGCTAAATTATTAATTGGTTTAGATGTGCTAAAACAAAACTTAGACCAATTTTCATTTgtcaaaaattgttttcatttaTCCCATTAAAGTGTTGGCTAATTGGTTCATCTACACACCTTATTCATATGTACTTTGGAAAATTATATGCAGAAGATGCCTtgttaaaatttacataaattcaATGGCTCTGTCTTCCACCTTTTATCTTTCAGAATTGTATTCTGAAATTCTTTTAATTGACTGCTCAGgaagttattttcttaaaaaaaatttggctAACTAAACATATAGCATTTTAGCGTATCTACATTTTCCTCTATTTGCAACTCGATTTGCAACTCGATCTCCTTAAGTAACATAATGTAATATGTTTTTCCCTATATTTCAAGTTTTGCATTTTTCTTAATTGcctaatttgataataatttaggTTGAGGAAATCACTTTGATATcatcttt
The genomic region above belongs to Cicer arietinum cultivar CDC Frontier isolate Library 1 chromosome 4, Cicar.CDCFrontier_v2.0, whole genome shotgun sequence and contains:
- the LOC101498273 gene encoding uncharacterized protein; this translates as MSQKRTLNHSRALEGVHGVHVVPHSPFSLTETNQNAGLHPSSGGTSNTEANQLLIMQRVWQQRPACLRPIHCSTSCHGDQHLAETIANVLTSIPFVVLGMHAPRKNLSSKMYANSLIGVGVASSMYHCSRGKLRKFMRWVDYTMIATTTVCLSRAIRNENPKLLMAASAAFLPVNPLMVSVIHTGMMEVAFAKRALKDPDLRTAHTVHKMSSLMGGLLFIADDLFPKTPYLHAAWHLAAAVGVGTCNKLLE